A region of Arabidopsis thaliana chromosome 5, partial sequence DNA encodes the following proteins:
- the LPA2 gene encoding low psii accumulation2 (low psii accumulation2 (LPA2); INVOLVED IN: photosystem II assembly; LOCATED IN: chloroplast, thylakoid membrane; EXPRESSED IN: 22 plant structures; EXPRESSED DURING: 13 growth stages; Has 38 Blast hits to 38 proteins in 19 species: Archae - 0; Bacteria - 0; Metazoa - 2; Fungi - 0; Plants - 32; Viruses - 0; Other Eukaryotes - 4 (source: NCBI BLink).), which translates to MALQIHSPCSFSTRPYHLFFTTRNPRFAIKCQNSQIESDTTEDPSRSKNSSSSGVGFGSPASSSSPAKKLSAATSGNKKGKGKREVNRRAPVEKPVFMSEEGAAKAEEQRQNENAFLLTWLGLGIVILIEGIILAASGFLPEELDKLFVKYVYPVFTPSVVLFVAGTTAYGVLKYIQNEKMKGQE; encoded by the exons ATGGCGCTACAAATCCACTCTCCGTGTTCCTTCTCCACGAGACCCtatcatctcttcttcactaccagaaaccctagattcgcAATCAAATGTCAAAATTCCCAAATCGAATCCGATACAACAGAGGATCCATCTCGTTCAAAGAATTCAAGCTCTTCCGGCGTAGGATTCGGTTCACCggcgtcttcttcttcgccggcTAAGAAATTGAGTGCGGCTACATCGGGAAACAAGAAAGGGAAAGGTAAGAGAGAGGTGAATCGGCGTGCTCCTGTGGAGAAACCTGTGTTCATGAGCGAAGAAGGAGCGGCCAAGGCAGAGGAGCAGAGACAAAACGAAAACGCGTTTCTTCTTACTTGGCTTGGGCTTGGTATCGTCATCCTCATCGAAGGCATTATTCTCGCTGCTTCAG GATTCCTCCCAGAAGAGTTGGATAAGTTGTTTGTGAAGTATGTGTATCCAGTGTTCACTCCATCGGTTGTGTTATTCGTAGCTGGGACAACTGCATATGGAGTTCTGAAGTACATACAGAATGAGAAAATGAAGGGTCAAGAGTGA
- the EXL3 gene encoding EXORDIUM like 3 (EXORDIUM like 3 (EXL3); CONTAINS InterPro DOMAIN/s: Phosphate-induced protein 1 (InterPro:IPR006766); BEST Arabidopsis thaliana protein match is: EXORDIUM like 5 (TAIR:AT2G17230.1); Has 398 Blast hits to 397 proteins in 23 species: Archae - 0; Bacteria - 2; Metazoa - 0; Fungi - 0; Plants - 396; Viruses - 0; Other Eukaryotes - 0 (source: NCBI BLink).) has protein sequence MHSLPVNLVLTVLTVFLTSPAQVIGYRPYPPKTNGSDQIFDASKKFEGSSNLVRLRYHMGPVLTNNITVHPIWYGTWQKSQKKIIREFINSISAVGSKHPSVSGWWKTVQLYTDQTGSNITGTVRLGEEKNDRFYSHGKSLTRLSIQSVIKSAVTSRSRPLPVNPKSGLYLLLTADDVYVQDFCGQVCGFHYFTFPSIVGFTLPYAWVGNSAKLCPGVCAYPFAVPAFIPGLKPVKSPNGDVGVDGMISVIAHEIAELATNPLVNAWYAGPDPVAPVEIADLCEGIYGTGGGGSYTGQMLNDHSGATYNVNGIRRRYLIQWLWSHVVSYCTGPNALD, from the coding sequence atgcATTCACTTCCGGTGAATCTCGTCCTCACCGTACTTACGGTGTTCCTAACATCACCGGCGCAAGTTATCGGATACCGTCCATATCCACCAAAAACCAACGGCTCCGATCAAATCTTCGACGCTTCAAAAAAATTCGAAGGCTCATCGAATCTCGTCCGCCTCCGTTACCACATGGGTCCAGTCTTAACCAACAACATCACCGTTCACCCAATCTGGTACGGCACGTGGCAAAAATCCCAGAAGAAAATCATCCGTGAGTTCATTAACTCAATCTCAGCCGTTGGATCTAAACACCCTTCAGTCTCCGGTTGGTGGAAAACCGTACAGCTTTACACTGACCAAACTGGATCTAACATTACCGGTACGGTTCGTCTCGGTGAAGAGAAAAACGACCGGTTTTATTCTCATGGTAAATCACTTACCCGGTTATCGATTCAATCCGTGATAAAATCCGCCGTCACTTCTAGGTCTCGCCCGTTGCCGGTTAATCCCAAAAGCGGTTTATATCTTCTCCTCACCGCCGATGATGTCTACGTGCAAGATTTTTGCGGCCAGGTTTGTGGATTTCACTATTTCACGTTTCCGTCGATTGTTGGATTCACGTTACCGTACGCTTGGGTTGGAAACTCGGCGAAGCTTTGTCCCGGAGTTTGTGCTTATCCGTTCGCCGTACCGGCGTTTATACCGGGATTAAAACCGGTTAAATCGCCTAACGGAGATGTTGGAGTAGATGGGATGATAAGTGTGATAGCTCACGAGATTGCTGAGCTGGCGACGAATCCGTTGGTTAATGCTTGGTACGCAGGACCCGACCCGGTAGCTCCGGTTGAGATAGCGGATCTTTGTGAGGGTATTTATGGAACAGGAGGTGGTGGTTCGTACACAGGACAGATGTTGAACGATCATAGTGGTGCCACGTATAATGTTAATGGGATCCGACGGCGGTATTTGATCCAGTGGTTATGGAGCCACGTTGTTAGTTACTGTACCGGACCCAATGCGCTTGATTAG
- a CDS encoding Leucine-rich repeat protein kinase family protein (Leucine-rich repeat protein kinase family protein; FUNCTIONS IN: protein serine/threonine kinase activity, protein kinase activity, ATP binding; INVOLVED IN: transmembrane receptor protein tyrosine kinase signaling pathway, protein amino acid phosphorylation; LOCATED IN: endomembrane system; EXPRESSED IN: 21 plant structures; EXPRESSED DURING: 14 growth stages; CONTAINS InterPro DOMAIN/s: Protein kinase, catalytic domain (InterPro:IPR000719), Leucine-rich repeat-containing N-terminal domain, type 2 (InterPro:IPR013210), Leucine-rich repeat (InterPro:IPR001611), Serine-threonine/tyrosine-protein kinase (InterPro:IPR001245), Protein kinase-like domain (InterPro:IPR011009); BEST Arabidopsis thaliana protein match is: Leucine-rich repeat protein kinase family protein (TAIR:AT2G45340.1); Has 121137 Blast hits to 67280 proteins in 2103 species: Archae - 75; Bacteria - 4844; Metazoa - 26993; Fungi - 2860; Plants - 75694; Viruses - 184; Other Eukaryotes - 10487 (source: NCBI BLink).) gives MTATQMLLHLLLLPLLFLHFSNQVMAEITDELATLMEVKTELDPEDKHLASWSVNGDLCKDFEGVGCDWKGRVSNISLQGKGLSGKISPNIGKLKHLTGLFLHYNALVGDIPRELGNLSELTDLYLNVNNLSGEIPSNIGKMQGLQVLQLCYNNLTGSIPRELSSLRKLSVLALQSNKLTGAIPASLGDLSALERLDLSYNHLFGSVPGKLASPPLLRVLDIRNNSLTGNVPPVLKRLNEGFSFENNLGLCGAEFSPLKSCNGTAPEEPKPYGATVFGFPSRDIPESANLRSPCNGTNCNTPPKSHQGAILIGLVVSTIALSAISILLFTHYRRRKQKLSTTYEMSDNRLNTVGGGFRKNNGSPLASLEYTNGWDPLSDNRNLSVFAQEVIQSFRFNLEEVETATQYFSEVNLLGRSNFSATYKGILRDGSAVAIKRFSKTSCKSEEPEFLKGLNMLASLKHENLSKLRGFCCSRGRGECFLIYDFAPNGNLLSYLDLKDGDAHVLDWSTRVSIAKGIAKGIAYLHSYKGSKPALVHQNISAEKVLIDQRYSPLLSNSGLHTLLTNDIVFSALKDSAAMGYLAPEYTTTGRFTEKTDVYAFGILVFQIISGKQKVRHLVKLGTEACRFNDYIDPNLQGRFFEYEATKLARIAWLCTHESPIERPSVEAVVHELGNCSSCL, from the exons ATGACGGCGACACAAAtgctgcttcatcttcttcttcttccacttctcttccttcacTTCAGCAACCAAGTCATGGCAGAAATCACCGACGAGTTAGCGACATTGATGGAGGTTAAAACAGAGCTTGACCCAGAAGACAAACACTTAGCTTCATGGAGTGTTAATGGAGATCTGTGTAAAGACTTTGAAGGTGTTGGTTGTGACTGGAAAGGACGAGTTTCTAACATATCTCTACAAGGGAAAGGCTTATCTGGTAAAATCTCTCCGAACATTGGAAAGCTTAAACATTTGACGGGTTTGTTCTTGCACTACAATGCTCTTGTTGGAGATATTCCTAGAGAACTTGGTAACTTGTCGGAACTTACGGATCTTTATCTCAATGTTAATAATCTCTCCGGTGAGATTCCTTCAAACATTGGGAAGATGCAAGGCTTGCAAG TTTTGCAGCTCTGTTACAACAATTTGACTGGAAGCATTCCTAGGGAGCTTAGTTCACTGAGGAAGCTGAGTGTTCTTGCTCTTCAATCTAACAAACTCACTGGAGCTATACCTGCGAGTTTAGGAGATTTAAGTGCTCTAGAGCGGCTAGATTTGAGCTACAATCATTTGTTTGGTTCTGTACCAGGCAAGTTAGCTAGCCCTCCTCTGCTTCGAGTTCTCGACATCCGCAACAACTCCCTCACTGGCAATGTACCTCCTG TACTGAAGAGATTAAATGAAGGTTTTTCGTTTGAAAACAACTTGGGACTATGTGGAGCTGAGTTCTCGCCGTTGAAATCTTGCAATGGCACAGCTCCTGAGGAACCTAAGCCATACGGTGCAACCGTGTTTGGTTTTCCATCCCGGGATATACCAGAATCAGCTAATCTACGGTCACCTTGTAATGGAACAAACTGTAATACTCCTCCAAAATCTCACCAAGGTGCAATCCTTATTGGTTTGGTTGTCTCGACTATTGCATTGTCTGCTATTAGCATCCTCTTGTTCACGCATTATCGCAGACGCAAACAGAAGCTTTCAACCACTTATGAAATGTCGGACAACCGTCTCAACACCGTAGGAGGAGGTTTTAGGAAGAACAATGGTTCTCCATTGGCCAGTCTTGAATATACTAATGGTTGGGATCCACTTTCAGACAATAGGAATCTCAGTGTCTTTGCTCAAGAAGTTATCCAGAGCTTTCGATTCAATCTTGAAGAGGTTGAAACTGCTACACAGTATTTCTCAGAAGTGAATTTGCTTGGAAGAAGCAACTTCTCTGCGACTTACAAAGGAATCTTGAGAGATGGTTCTGCTGTAGCGATCAAACGGTTTAGTAAAACAAGTTGCAAATCTGAAGAACCTGAGTTCTTGAAAGGACTCAACATGTTGGCGTCTCTGAAACATGAAAACTTGTCAAAACTTAGAGGCTTCTGCTGTTCAAGAGGCCGTGGAGAATGTTTTCTCATCTATGATTTTGCTCCTAATGGAAATTTACTGAGCTATCTTGATCTCAAAGATGGTGATGCGCATGTTCTTGATTGGTCCACGAGAGTATCCATTGCTAAAGGCATCGCAAAAG ggATTGCTTATCTACATTCATACAAAGGAAGCAAGCCAGCATTGGTTCACCAAAACATCTCAGCGGAGAAAGTTCTAATCGACCAGCGATACAGTCCTCTACTCTCAAACTCAGGCCTCCACACACTTCTCACAAACGACATTGTCTTCTCTGCACTCAAAGACAGTGCAGCAATGGGCTACCTCGCTCCAGAATACACCACAACCGGACGTTTCACCGAGAAAACCGATGTCTACGCTTTCGGGATTCTTGTGTTTCAGATAATCTCCGGGAAACAGAAGGTTAGGCATCTTGTTAAGCTTGGAACTGAAGCTTGTAGGTTCAATGATTACATAGATCCAAATCTTCAAGGAAGATTCTTTGAATATGAAGCCACAAAGCTAGCTAGAATCGCGTGGCTATGCACTCATGAATCTCCCATTGAAAGACCATCCGTGGAAGCTGTAGTTCATGAGCTAGGTAACTGTAGTAGCTGTCTCTGA
- a CDS encoding SPFH/Band 7/PHB domain-containing membrane-associated protein family (SPFH/Band 7/PHB domain-containing membrane-associated protein family; INVOLVED IN: N-terminal protein myristoylation; LOCATED IN: plasma membrane, vacuole; EXPRESSED IN: 24 plant structures; EXPRESSED DURING: 13 growth stages; CONTAINS InterPro DOMAIN/s: Band 7 protein (InterPro:IPR001107); BEST Arabidopsis thaliana protein match is: SPFH/Band 7/PHB domain-containing membrane-associated protein family (TAIR:AT5G62740.1); Has 5870 Blast hits to 5870 proteins in 1885 species: Archae - 189; Bacteria - 4209; Metazoa - 145; Fungi - 209; Plants - 268; Viruses - 20; Other Eukaryotes - 830 (source: NCBI BLink).): MGNTYCILGGCIEQASVGVVERWGRFEHIAEPGCHFFNPLAGQWLAGVLSTRIKSLDVKIETKTKDNVFVQLVCSIQYRVVKASADDAFYELQNPKEQIQAYVFDVVRALVPMMTLDALFEQKGEVAKSVLEELEKVMGAYGYSIEHILMVDIIPDPSVRKAMNEINAAQRLQLASVYKGEAEKILQVKRAEAEAEAKYLGGVGVARQRQAITDGLRENILNFSDKVEGTSAKEVMDLIMITQYFDTIRDLGNSSKNTTVFLPHGPGHVRDISDQIRNGMMEAAASTQVNDV; this comes from the exons ATGGGTAATACGTATTGTATCTTAGGAGGTTGTATTGAACAAGCTAGCGTTGGTGTGGTCGAACGTTGGGGTCGATTCGAGCATATAGCTGAACCGGGATGTCATTTCTTCAACCCTCTCGCCGGTCAATGGCTCGCCGGAGTTCTCTCCACTAGGATCAAATCTCTTGATGtcaaaattgaaaccaaaactaaG GATAATGTGTTTGTGCAGCTGGTTTGTTCGATTCAGTATCGTGTAGTGAAAGCTAGTGCTGATGATGCGTTTTATGAGcttcaaaaccctaaagagCAGATCCAAGCTTATGTCTTTGATG TGGTTAGGGCTTTGGTCCCAATGATGACGCTTGATGCTCTTTTTGAACAAAAGGGTGAAGTTGCCAAGTCTGTTCTTGAGGAGCTTGAGAAG gTGATGGGTGCTTATGGATACAGCATTGAGCACATTCTAATGGTTGACATTATTCCTGATCCCTCTGTACGCAAGGCAATGAACGAAATCAATGCAG CACAAAGGCTCCAGCTCGCGAGTGTTTACAaaggagaagcagagaagatTCTCCAAGTGAAGAGAGCCGAAGCAGAAGCGGAAGCCAAGTACTTAGGTGGTGTCGGTGTGGCTAGACAAAGACAAGCAATCACAGACGGATTGAGGGAGAACATATTGAACTTTTCTGACAAAGTAGAAGGCACATCCGCCAAAGAAGTGATGGACTTGATCATGATCACACAGTACTTTGACACTATTAGAGACCTTGGAAACTCGTCAAAGAACACAACGGTGTTTCTCCCACACGGTCCGGGACATGTGAGGGACATCAGCGACCAGATACGCAACGGTATGATGGAGGCGGCCGCTAGTACTCAGGTCAACGACGTCTAG
- a CDS encoding uncharacterized protein (unknown protein; Has 8 Blast hits to 6 proteins in 4 species: Archae - 0; Bacteria - 0; Metazoa - 2; Fungi - 0; Plants - 5; Viruses - 0; Other Eukaryotes - 1 (source: NCBI BLink).), with the protein MSEPGSKPGLEVNAFSEPAGLEERLDLDISPGSCKPVLDVRFDLDISPGSCKPGLDVRFFDLEIKTDFSKPGLDKRTGFDFKPNFSKPGLDKRTGIEVNRDFSKSGLEEIVDSEILTVFSKPGLDWRTESDIIMEFSKPGLEERTESENITDFCKPGFGVSWEPGLELPMRIKMMMKLQKRNMNKELEVVLLTSSIRESIIIFFNQKNREIERREKVRKKKKEKKDSLCERDGFVRPLN; encoded by the coding sequence ATGTCTGAACCGGGTTCCAAACCGGGTTTGGAGGTCAACGCTTTCTCCGAACCGGCGGGTTTGGAGGAGAGACTAGACTTAGATATCAGCCCTGGTTCTTGTAAACCGGTATTAGATGTGAGATTCGACTTAGATATCAGCCCCGGTTCTTGTAAACCTGGATTAGATGTGAGATTCTTCGACTTAGAGATCAAAACAGATTTCTCAAAACCGGGTTTGGACAAGAGAACCGGTTTCGATTTCAAACCCAATTTCTCAAAACCGGGTTTGGACAAGAGAACCGGCATAGAAGTCAACAGGGATTTCTCAAAATCGGGTTTGGAAGAGATAGTCGACTCTGAAATCCTCACGGTATTCTCAAAACCGGGTTTAGATTGGAGAACAGAGTCAGATATCATCATGGAATTCTCAAAACCGGGTTTAGAGGAGAGAACCGAGTCAGAAAACATCACGGATTTCTGCAAACCAGGATTTGGCGTGTCTTGGGAACCCGGTTTAGAGTTGCCCATGAGGatcaagatgatgatgaagttgcAGAAAAGGAACATGAATAAAGAATTGGAAGTAGTCTTGTTGACAAGCTCCATAAGAGAAtctatcatcatcttctttaatcagaaaaatagagaaatagagagaagagagaaagtgagaaagaagaagaaggagaagaaagatagTTTGTGCGAAAGAGACGGGTTTGTGAGACCTTTAAATTGA